Genomic segment of Umezawaea sp. Da 62-37:
ATGGTGCCGAACAAGCGCGACGTCGGGTAGCGGCTCACCCGACCCGCCGCAGCGCCTTCTCGCGACGGCCCGCCACGGTCGACCCCGACTCGCGGCGGGCCATGCGGCGCAGCACGACCGGGGCCACCAACAGACCGAACACCGCCCAGGCTCCGAGCGCGCCCACGGTCTCCAGGTGGCGCCAGGACCCGCCGATCTCGACGACCACCGCGCTGTCGGGCAGCAGCGCCGACCGCGTCCCCAGCCCGAGCCAGTAGACCGGGAACGACTGGGCGGTCCACTGCACCCAGTCCGGCATGGCGGTGACCGGGTAGAAGACGCCGGAGACGCCGATCAGCGCCAGGATCGGCAGCGTGATCAACCCCTGGGCGCGGGTGCTGGTGAACACCGATCCCAGCGCCGCGCCCAGCGGCAGCGTCGCCAGCAGTCCCAGAGCCAGCACCCAGGCCAGCGTCGGCCAGGAGCCGAGGCCGATCTCGACACCGGGCACGACCAGCAGCGCAGGCACCAGGAAGACCGCCAGTTCCACCACCAACCCGCCGGACACCAGGACGGCCTTCCCGACCAGGTACGTCGTCATCCCGTTCGGCGTCGCCTTCGCCCGCAGCAACGTGCCGTCCTCGCGGTCGGCGGTGAGGTGCTGGCTCATGCTCACCATGGCCATCGACGCGTTCATCCCGAGGACGCTCGGCAGCACGAGCGTGCCCAGGAGGAACCCGCTGCCGCCGAAGGACACGTCGCGCAGGAAGTACGTGACGACCACCATCAGCAGCGGCCAGAAGACGTGCCCCCAGAGGTCCGCGCCGTTGGTGAACGACTGCCGCAGCTCCACCCGTCCCCGCGCCCACCCCGCGCGCCACGCCGTCGCCATCGGGCTCATCGGGTCACCTCCGCCTTGCGCACCAGCGCGAGGTAGGTGTCCTCCAGCGAGGCGCGGCGGACCTCGAGGTCGGTCACGGTGTCGCCGTACCGCCGGAACAGGTCGAACGCGAACGCGGTGGAGTCGGCGGTCGACACCTCGAAGCGGCGGCCCTCGCGGGTCCAGCGGACCTCGTCCTCCCCCGCTATCCGGCGGGCCAGCTCGGCGGCGGTGCCGTCGGCGATGATCCGGCCGCCGTCCAGGACGACGATGCGGTCGGCGAGCTTCTCCGCCTCGGCGAGGTCGTGGGTGGTGAGCAGGACCGCGGTCCCGTGCGCGGCGGCGAGGTCGCGCACGAGGTCGTGGAACTCGCGGCGGGCCTCCGGGTCGAACCCTGCGGTCGGCTCGTCGAGGAACAGCAGCTCCGGGCGGCCCACGATGCCGATCGCCACGTCCAGCCTGCGCCGCTGGCCGCCGGAGAGCGTGCGGATCTTCTTGCCCGCCTGCTCGGTCAGCCCGACCGCGGCGACCAGTTCGTCCGCGTCCCACGGCCGCGCGACCAGGTCGGTGGAGTAGCAGGCGTAGCAGGAACCGAGGTGGGCGAGCAGTTCGCGGACCCGCCACTTGCCGTGGTCGCGCCAGGACTGGAGCACCACGCCGACCCGTGCGCGCCAGCCCTCGTCGGCGTGCGCCGGGTCCGACCCGAGGACGTCGACGCGGCCCGCCGAGCGGGTGCGGAAGCCTTCGAGGATCTCGATCGTGGTCGTCTTGCCCGCGCCGTTCGGGCCCAGGAGTGCCAGGACCTCGCCCTGGTGGGCCTGGAAGGTGACGTCGAGCAGGACGTCGTCGTCGCCGTAGCGCATGCGCAGGCCCTCGACGTCGAGCACCGTTCGATCGGTTGTCATCGTGCCCGTCCCCCATGGTCGTGATCTTCAGTGATCACGAACGCTACGTTGCGTTTCTGAGGTCTACAACAACTTTGACAACAGATTTCCCTGTTGTAGCAGCGATTTACTGGATGTGGTGCAATGGCTCTGCCGATGAACGCAACAGCCGTTGCAATGATCTGCCGTCGAACGCACAGGGGGTACGGATGCCTGGAGGCAGGCTGACGGACGAGGACCGCGGGACCGTCGCAGCGGGACTGGCCGAAGGGCTCGGGTACGCCGAGATCGCGCGCGGGCTCGGCAGGCCCACGTCGACGATCAGCCGGGAGGTCGCGCGCAACGGCGGCCCGGCCGGGTACCGCGCGGAGTACGCCCGTGCGGCCACGTCCCACCGGGCCAAGCGCCGCCGACCGGTACCGGACCCGGTCCAGGGCACGTCCGGGGCGGTGCGCGATTTCGTGGAGCGGTTCGCCGGGCTGATGGTGCGGACGGGGTTGCCGCGGATGTCGGCGCGGGTGTTCGCCAGCCTGATCACGACGGACTCCGGAGCCCTGACCGCCGTCGAACTGGTGCGGGGCTTGGGGGTGAGCCCCGCCTCGGTGTCCAAGGCCGTGGGGTACCTCGAAGGCCTGGAACTGGTGCGGCGGGACTCGTCGGGACGGCGGGAGCGGTACTTCATCGACGACGACGTATGGCTGCACACGTGGTTGACGAGCGCCCGGACGAACGCGATGTGGGCGGAGGCGTCCGAACAGGGCGCGCGGGTGGTCGGGCCGGGTACGCCCGCCGGTGCCCGGCTGGACTCGATGCGGGGGTTCTTCGCGCAGCTCGGCGACGACATGTCCGGTGGGCCGAGCGCGGCCGCGGCCAACGACGCGTTGACGGTGGTGGCGGCGCTGGTCCACGCGGGCGGGGTGCGGTCGGTCGGGGAACTGGCGGGCGGGCTGGGGTGGGAGGCGGAGCGGGTGGTCCGCGCGCTGGGGGACGCGGATCTCCACCCCGGCCTCGCGGACCCCGTCGCCGTTCGCCGCGTCGGGTCGGACGGCTACGCAGTCGGAGCGGCGGCCGGTCGGCTCAGCGCGGCGCAGCGCGAGGCGTTGGGCGGGTAGGGGGAACCCGGTCGCCCCGGCCCGCCTTCGGCCCGTGTGCGAAAATGGCGGTGTTCATCGGATCGGGTGGGAAGGTCGTGGCTGCTGTGTCTTCGTCTTCTGAGCTGGACAAGCGTCCGGCGGTGGACGTCCACGACGAGCCGTCTGCCGAGTGGGGTTGGCACGGGTCGTTCCCGAAGGCCATCCGGGTGGCGGGGTGGCTGTCCACGATCGCGGTGTTCGGGCTGCTGATCGGGAACCACCACGGTCACACCGAGAACCTGTTCCTGGTCCTGATCGGCGTCGCGATGATCGCGATGCTGGTGCGCGACCAGGTGCGCAGCCGCACCTCCTGGCGCCGCTAGGCCTTCGACCTGGCCGGGCCGAGCCCGGCCAGGTCCGTCAGCGTCAGTCCACGACGGACAGCACGATCTTGCCCGTGCTGTGCCCGGCCTCGCCCAGTTCGTGCGCCTTGCCCGCGTCGGCGAGCGGCAGCACGGCCTCGACGGCGACGCGCAACTCCCCCGCCGTGACGAGCGCGGCGATCTGCGTGAGGGCCGCGTGGTCGGGCTCGACGAGGAACGGGGTCGAGCGGACGCCCGCCGCCTCCGCGGCTTCGGCCACGCCTTCCTGGAGACCGCTCGGAATGGCGACCACGATGCCGCCGGGACGCAGGGTCTTGATCGAGCGCACGGCGTTGTCGCCGCCGACCAGGTCGATCACGACGTCCACGTCCGACACGACGTCCTCGAACCTGGTGGTCTTGTAGTCGACGACCTCGTCCACGCCGATGGACCTGAGGAACTCGTGCTTGCCCGCGCTGGCGGTGCCGATGACGTACGCGCCCTTGGCCTTCGCGATCTGCACGGCGAAGTGGCCGACACCGCCCGCGGCGGCGTGGACCAGAACCCGTTGCCCCGCCTCGACATGGGCGGTGTCGACGAGCGCCTGCCACGCGGTGAGCACGGCCAGCGGGAGCGCGGCGGCCTCGACGTGGCTGATGTTCGCGGGCTTCAGGGCGAAGTGGCGCGACGGGGCGGTGACGTACTCGGCGTACGCGGACGCGGCGCGCGGGAACCACGGCATG
This window contains:
- a CDS encoding ABC transporter permease yields the protein MSPMATAWRAGWARGRVELRQSFTNGADLWGHVFWPLLMVVVTYFLRDVSFGGSGFLLGTLVLPSVLGMNASMAMVSMSQHLTADREDGTLLRAKATPNGMTTYLVGKAVLVSGGLVVELAVFLVPALLVVPGVEIGLGSWPTLAWVLALGLLATLPLGAALGSVFTSTRAQGLITLPILALIGVSGVFYPVTAMPDWVQWTAQSFPVYWLGLGTRSALLPDSAVVVEIGGSWRHLETVGALGAWAVFGLLVAPVVLRRMARRESGSTVAGRREKALRRVG
- a CDS encoding ABC transporter ATP-binding protein gives rise to the protein MTTDRTVLDVEGLRMRYGDDDVLLDVTFQAHQGEVLALLGPNGAGKTTTIEILEGFRTRSAGRVDVLGSDPAHADEGWRARVGVVLQSWRDHGKWRVRELLAHLGSCYACYSTDLVARPWDADELVAAVGLTEQAGKKIRTLSGGQRRRLDVAIGIVGRPELLFLDEPTAGFDPEARREFHDLVRDLAAAHGTAVLLTTHDLAEAEKLADRIVVLDGGRIIADGTAAELARRIAGEDEVRWTREGRRFEVSTADSTAFAFDLFRRYGDTVTDLEVRRASLEDTYLALVRKAEVTR
- a CDS encoding helix-turn-helix domain-containing protein, with protein sequence MPGGRLTDEDRGTVAAGLAEGLGYAEIARGLGRPTSTISREVARNGGPAGYRAEYARAATSHRAKRRRPVPDPVQGTSGAVRDFVERFAGLMVRTGLPRMSARVFASLITTDSGALTAVELVRGLGVSPASVSKAVGYLEGLELVRRDSSGRRERYFIDDDVWLHTWLTSARTNAMWAEASEQGARVVGPGTPAGARLDSMRGFFAQLGDDMSGGPSAAAANDALTVVAALVHAGGVRSVGELAGGLGWEAERVVRALGDADLHPGLADPVAVRRVGSDGYAVGAAAGRLSAAQREALGG
- a CDS encoding DUF2631 domain-containing protein, which produces MSSSSELDKRPAVDVHDEPSAEWGWHGSFPKAIRVAGWLSTIAVFGLLIGNHHGHTENLFLVLIGVAMIAMLVRDQVRSRTSWRR
- a CDS encoding NADP-dependent oxidoreductase; translation: MKAITQHAFGGPEVLVVSEVDRPTPLPTEILVRVHAAGVNPVDWKTREGKGMAGVLGEPPFILGWDVSGVVEEVGFGVTTVKPGDEVYGMPWFPRAASAYAEYVTAPSRHFALKPANISHVEAAALPLAVLTAWQALVDTAHVEAGQRVLVHAAAGGVGHFAVQIAKAKGAYVIGTASAGKHEFLRSIGVDEVVDYKTTRFEDVVSDVDVVIDLVGGDNAVRSIKTLRPGGIVVAIPSGLQEGVAEAAEAAGVRSTPFLVEPDHAALTQIAALVTAGELRVAVEAVLPLADAGKAHELGEAGHSTGKIVLSVVD